A region from the Sandaracinus amylolyticus genome encodes:
- a CDS encoding chemotaxis protein CheB: MTLRVCVVDDSDIAAQRIARILESDDDVRVIKRFASVDELRAWGDLDTASVVVLDVWMPGASGLGAIREIAARVPVVVVSDVAEGSDVALEAVAQGAVAFVSKRELGTEPGETRLRAIVRDAATQSIARELPVLVIAGSTGAPRALERLVPGLRDVPAAIVVVQHLPLGGEVGFARWIAGLGLPARPARHGDALASGRALIAPAGRHLVIENGVVRLVAGAIGELHVPSADRALASAASLGRRVVALVLSGMGRDGARGIALALEGSATCLALSPDECAAPSMPRHALDVSPRVRAVRLDTIVTDVREALRRRR; the protein is encoded by the coding sequence ATGACGCTTCGAGTCTGTGTCGTCGACGACTCCGACATCGCCGCGCAGCGGATCGCGCGGATCCTCGAGAGCGACGACGACGTCCGGGTGATCAAGCGCTTCGCGAGCGTCGACGAGCTGCGCGCGTGGGGCGATCTCGACACCGCGTCGGTCGTGGTGCTCGACGTGTGGATGCCGGGCGCGTCGGGGCTCGGTGCGATCCGCGAGATCGCGGCGCGCGTGCCCGTCGTCGTGGTCAGCGACGTCGCGGAGGGCTCCGACGTCGCGCTCGAGGCGGTGGCGCAGGGCGCGGTCGCGTTCGTGTCCAAGCGCGAGCTCGGCACCGAGCCCGGAGAGACGAGGCTGCGCGCGATCGTGCGCGACGCGGCCACGCAGTCGATCGCGCGCGAGCTCCCGGTGCTCGTGATCGCCGGCTCGACGGGCGCGCCGCGCGCGCTCGAGCGTCTGGTGCCGGGGCTGCGCGACGTGCCCGCGGCGATCGTCGTCGTGCAGCACCTGCCGCTCGGCGGTGAGGTCGGATTCGCACGATGGATCGCGGGGCTCGGCCTGCCTGCGCGGCCCGCGCGCCACGGCGATGCGCTCGCGAGCGGGCGCGCGCTGATCGCGCCCGCGGGGCGTCACCTCGTGATCGAGAACGGCGTCGTGCGGCTCGTCGCGGGCGCGATCGGAGAGCTCCACGTGCCCTCCGCGGATCGCGCGCTCGCGTCGGCCGCGTCGCTCGGACGGCGCGTGGTCGCGCTCGTGCTCTCGGGCATGGGGCGCGACGGAGCGCGCGGCATCGCGCTCGCGCTCGAAGGGAGCGCGACGTGCCTCGCGCTGAGCCCCGACGAGTGCGCCGCGCCGTCGATGCCGCGCCACGCGCTCGACGTCTCGCCGCGCGTGCGGGCGGTGCGCCTCGACACGATCGTCACCGATGTCCGCGAAGCCCTCCGACGCCGACGCTGA
- a CDS encoding YfiR/HmsC family protein, whose translation MRKLAATFLVVLLASVVPVATVESVLPAIAQAQDASREAALILRILSYDRNLAQRATNGRVAVLIVYQQGNGASEAERSRVVTALNALGARTTVSNMQARAVEHAFRDRATLVQAARTAGATAIFVCGGLGGAAQQISQAAREARTLSMTSESEGVRRGGLGVGLVADGSQVRLVINLPAVEAEGARLDAAVLRLAEVIR comes from the coding sequence ATGAGGAAGCTCGCCGCCACGTTCCTGGTCGTGCTCCTCGCGTCGGTTGTGCCCGTCGCGACGGTGGAGTCCGTGCTGCCGGCGATCGCCCAGGCGCAGGACGCGTCGCGCGAGGCGGCGCTCATCCTGCGGATCCTCTCGTACGATCGGAACCTCGCGCAGCGCGCGACGAACGGGCGCGTCGCCGTGCTGATCGTCTACCAGCAGGGCAACGGCGCGTCGGAGGCGGAGCGCTCGCGCGTCGTGACCGCGCTGAACGCGCTCGGCGCGCGCACGACCGTCAGCAACATGCAGGCGCGCGCGGTGGAGCACGCGTTCCGCGATCGCGCGACGCTGGTGCAAGCGGCGCGCACGGCGGGCGCGACCGCGATCTTCGTGTGCGGTGGGCTCGGCGGTGCGGCGCAGCAGATCTCGCAGGCCGCGCGTGAGGCGCGCACGCTCTCGATGACGTCGGAGAGCGAGGGCGTGCGTCGCGGCGGGCTCGGCGTCGGGCTCGTCGCGGATGGCTCGCAGGTGCGCCTCGTGATCAACCTCCCGGCGGTCGAAGCGGAAGGCGCGCGGCTCGACGCGGCGGTGCTGCGGCTCGCCGAAGTCATCCGCTGA
- a CDS encoding ABC transporter substrate-binding protein, with protein MAKKNGARSPLSRRGFLRTSASAAGAAGLAASGIGSLVGCGGDDDVPMTTPDAGRRETQLRILGWTHFVPGHDVWFDRFAREWGEANGVEVVVERVPFNMVRPTFMAEMESGTGHDIYEWPTPQADLEPHVVSLNEMMTELEARHGTMIPLCRQSCFNPRTNNFYALNHGWAPDPANFRSSLWSAVGMPQGPSTWQQLLEGGRQIKTAMDVHVGIGLAGSDPDANMACRALLWSYGASVQSASAEVVINSPQSIAAVEFMRELYADTMVPEVLAWGAADNNIALVEGRASYIINSISAYRTAQTNVPATAADVFFGRALMGPATALVGAHANVSMMVARHARNPNAAQDFMLHLVERYNEVVYNSALYNLPAFPSTTPQLTGDDGWLAQDPFESQPADKLSLLTDAESWSTNVGYPGAANPAVGEVLASGIVPQMFLRAANGEMTSEQAVQWAEDQIAPIYERWRAEGLI; from the coding sequence ATGGCGAAGAAGAACGGAGCTCGATCGCCGCTGTCGCGTCGTGGGTTCCTTCGCACGAGCGCGAGCGCGGCGGGCGCCGCGGGGCTCGCGGCGAGCGGGATCGGTTCGCTGGTCGGCTGCGGCGGCGACGACGACGTGCCGATGACGACGCCCGACGCGGGCCGTCGCGAGACGCAGCTGCGGATCCTCGGCTGGACGCACTTCGTGCCGGGGCACGACGTGTGGTTCGATCGCTTCGCGCGCGAGTGGGGCGAGGCGAACGGCGTGGAGGTCGTCGTCGAGCGCGTGCCGTTCAACATGGTGCGGCCGACGTTCATGGCGGAGATGGAGTCGGGCACCGGGCACGACATCTACGAGTGGCCGACGCCGCAGGCGGATCTCGAGCCGCACGTCGTCTCGCTGAACGAGATGATGACGGAGCTCGAGGCGCGGCACGGGACGATGATCCCGCTCTGTCGTCAGAGCTGCTTCAACCCGCGCACCAACAACTTCTACGCGCTGAACCACGGGTGGGCGCCGGACCCTGCGAACTTCCGCAGCTCGCTGTGGAGCGCGGTCGGCATGCCGCAGGGCCCGAGCACGTGGCAGCAGCTGCTCGAGGGCGGCCGTCAGATCAAGACGGCGATGGACGTGCACGTCGGCATCGGGCTCGCGGGCAGCGATCCCGATGCGAACATGGCGTGCCGCGCGCTGCTGTGGTCGTACGGCGCGAGCGTGCAGAGCGCGAGCGCCGAGGTCGTGATCAACTCGCCGCAGTCGATCGCGGCGGTCGAGTTCATGCGCGAGCTGTACGCGGACACGATGGTGCCCGAGGTGCTCGCGTGGGGCGCGGCGGACAACAACATCGCGCTCGTCGAGGGGCGCGCGTCGTACATCATCAATTCGATCTCGGCGTACCGCACCGCGCAGACGAACGTGCCGGCGACTGCCGCCGACGTCTTCTTCGGTCGCGCGCTGATGGGGCCGGCGACCGCGCTCGTCGGCGCGCACGCGAACGTGTCGATGATGGTCGCGCGCCACGCGCGGAACCCGAACGCCGCGCAGGACTTCATGCTCCACCTCGTCGAGCGCTACAACGAGGTCGTCTACAACTCGGCGCTCTACAACCTCCCGGCGTTCCCGAGCACGACGCCGCAGCTCACGGGCGACGACGGGTGGCTCGCGCAGGACCCGTTCGAGTCGCAGCCCGCGGACAAGCTCTCGCTGCTCACGGACGCGGAGTCGTGGAGCACGAACGTCGGGTATCCGGGCGCGGCGAACCCGGCGGTCGGCGAGGTGCTCGCGAGCGGCATCGTGCCCCAGATGTTCCTGCGCGCCGCGAACGGCGAGATGACGTCGGAGCAGGCCGTGCAGTGGGCCGAGGATCAGATCGCGCCCATCTACGAGCGCTGGCGCGCGGAGGGGCTGATTTGA
- a CDS encoding chemotaxis protein CheW, translating to MTDPLSRFREDLSGGRGDAEGTARHRRALLLFEHGGALLGVPAESVDAVIAWLAPARLPCATAGFAGVVQDRGRIVAVLESPLGAGAGESRAGRRLIVCGTPRGFVGIPAETTRGVSTVELARDASAGELVDSSEGPLTIVDPVALIAAARETT from the coding sequence GTGACGGATCCGCTCTCGCGATTTCGCGAGGATTTGTCGGGGGGACGGGGCGACGCGGAGGGCACGGCGCGACATCGGCGCGCGCTGCTGCTCTTCGAGCACGGAGGTGCGTTGCTCGGAGTCCCCGCCGAGTCGGTGGACGCGGTGATCGCGTGGCTGGCCCCGGCGCGTCTGCCGTGCGCGACGGCGGGCTTCGCCGGCGTGGTGCAGGACCGCGGTCGCATCGTCGCGGTGCTCGAGTCGCCGCTCGGCGCGGGCGCGGGCGAGTCGCGCGCCGGGCGTCGCCTCATCGTGTGCGGCACGCCGCGCGGGTTCGTGGGGATCCCCGCGGAGACGACGCGCGGCGTGAGCACGGTGGAGCTCGCACGCGACGCGTCCGCCGGCGAGCTCGTCGACTCGTCCGAGGGCCCGCTGACGATCGTGGATCCGGTCGCGCTGATCGCCGCAGCACGGGAGACGACCTGA
- a CDS encoding CPBP family intramembrane glutamic endopeptidase, which yields MSKRGAAAKAAAAASEAGPYRSAAESDKRARIEWLEHGLSAKTWPQRLTELHPRNFFVRAWRVLDELASDERSEREAAGKGYDYRPIIALCVGALCLTVMEYVGHSTTFRQLMRELAPLGSREDTFWTWLRDSQWLELADFVWWSGFRVLGYFVIPAIVVKWFFKERLRDHGLETKEIRNHAWIYGLSYAAVFVGVMFVARFVPHFTQYYPFYDLCSRSWFDLIAWELLYAAQFLSLEFFFRGFWMRSMRSAMGSQAIFAMVVPYCMIHFGKPFLEAAAAIFAGVVLGTLALRTRSIWGGCVVHIGVAITMDVTALIVSGRGMPAQWFPG from the coding sequence GTGAGCAAGCGAGGCGCTGCCGCGAAGGCCGCTGCCGCTGCGTCCGAGGCGGGGCCGTACCGCAGCGCCGCCGAGAGCGACAAGCGCGCGCGCATCGAGTGGCTCGAGCACGGGCTCTCGGCGAAGACGTGGCCGCAGCGCCTGACCGAGCTGCACCCGCGCAACTTCTTCGTGCGCGCGTGGCGGGTGCTCGACGAGCTCGCGTCCGACGAGCGCAGCGAGCGCGAGGCCGCGGGCAAGGGCTACGACTACCGGCCGATCATCGCGCTCTGCGTGGGCGCGCTGTGCCTGACGGTGATGGAGTACGTCGGGCACTCGACGACGTTCCGCCAGCTGATGCGCGAGCTCGCGCCGCTCGGCTCGCGCGAAGACACCTTCTGGACGTGGCTGCGCGACTCGCAGTGGCTCGAGCTCGCGGACTTCGTGTGGTGGTCGGGCTTCCGCGTGCTCGGGTACTTCGTGATCCCGGCGATCGTCGTGAAGTGGTTCTTCAAGGAGCGGCTGCGCGACCACGGCCTCGAGACGAAGGAGATCCGCAACCACGCGTGGATCTACGGGCTCAGCTACGCGGCGGTGTTCGTCGGCGTGATGTTCGTCGCGCGCTTCGTGCCGCACTTCACGCAGTACTACCCGTTCTACGATCTCTGCTCGCGCAGCTGGTTCGATCTGATCGCGTGGGAGCTGCTCTACGCGGCGCAGTTCCTCTCGCTCGAGTTCTTCTTCCGCGGCTTCTGGATGCGCTCGATGCGCAGCGCGATGGGCTCGCAGGCGATCTTCGCGATGGTCGTGCCCTACTGCATGATCCACTTCGGCAAGCCGTTCCTCGAGGCGGCCGCCGCGATCTTCGCGGGCGTGGTGCTCGGGACGCTCGCGCTGCGGACGCGCTCGATCTGGGGCGGCTGCGTGGTGCACATCGGCGTCGCGATCACGATGGACGTCACTGCGCTCATCGTGAGCGGGCGGGGCATGCCCGCGCAGTGGTTCCCGGGCTAG
- a CDS encoding methyl-accepting chemotaxis protein, producing the protein MFRFVSVRWKIAGLLFGVVLVITGLDAWLVPERAAQAERESITERARATAAMLSESVVAPLEFDQDDSAAEVMRVALADRLVEWAAVYRANGERVTVVGDGNPPRTMRMRDEPQDVSASESLVVVAAPVARGNNDAIGTVAVALRSTAIARRREETRGWIAMQGLGVAIVGLLASFVFATRMSSQMQRMARAAEQIARGDVSSNLALSHSNDELGEMATAFERMNDRLRELQQGAVRVADGDLTGSIGGDGELFVAFRRMLDSLRSLTQRIGTSSDAVASASAGMFSAVREQETLATQQTASLEEIRRTLETLAAAADAVARDAQAVHEMSGRTLESSTRMADQTRLVSAHSDRIGEILSLIQDIADRSDLLALNAALEGTKAGEVGRGFSLVAAEMRRLSEHVMDSVRDIRKLVADMRAASHASVLATEESTKLARDAAAAAAKISDAVNRHQEGTSQAKSAADEVVRAVNESLTGSAATTRSAESLLQLSHELKQAIQAFRVASAELPRDHRSGR; encoded by the coding sequence ATGTTCCGATTCGTCTCGGTTCGTTGGAAGATCGCGGGCTTGCTCTTCGGCGTGGTCCTCGTGATCACGGGGCTCGACGCGTGGCTCGTGCCGGAGCGCGCAGCGCAGGCGGAGCGCGAGTCGATCACCGAGCGCGCGCGCGCGACGGCGGCGATGCTCTCGGAGTCGGTCGTCGCGCCACTCGAGTTCGATCAGGACGACTCGGCCGCCGAGGTGATGCGCGTCGCGCTCGCCGATCGGCTCGTCGAGTGGGCCGCGGTGTACCGCGCGAACGGCGAGCGCGTGACGGTCGTGGGCGACGGCAACCCGCCGCGCACGATGCGGATGCGCGACGAGCCGCAGGACGTGTCCGCGAGCGAGTCGCTGGTCGTGGTCGCGGCCCCGGTGGCGCGCGGGAACAACGACGCGATCGGGACCGTCGCGGTCGCGCTGCGCAGCACCGCGATCGCGCGGCGCCGCGAGGAGACGCGCGGCTGGATCGCGATGCAGGGGCTCGGCGTCGCGATCGTCGGGCTGCTCGCGTCCTTCGTGTTCGCGACGCGCATGTCGAGCCAGATGCAGCGCATGGCGCGCGCGGCGGAGCAGATCGCGCGCGGTGACGTGTCGAGCAACCTCGCGCTGTCGCACTCGAACGACGAGCTCGGCGAGATGGCGACGGCGTTCGAGCGCATGAACGATCGGCTGCGCGAGCTGCAGCAGGGCGCGGTGCGCGTCGCGGACGGCGATCTCACGGGATCGATCGGCGGCGACGGTGAGCTCTTCGTCGCGTTCCGGCGGATGCTCGACAGCCTTCGCAGCCTGACCCAGCGGATCGGCACGAGCTCGGACGCGGTCGCGTCGGCGTCGGCGGGGATGTTCTCCGCGGTGCGCGAGCAGGAGACGCTCGCGACGCAGCAGACCGCGTCGCTCGAGGAGATCCGCCGCACGCTCGAGACGCTCGCGGCCGCGGCCGACGCGGTCGCGCGCGACGCGCAGGCGGTCCACGAGATGTCGGGCCGCACGCTCGAGAGCTCGACGCGCATGGCCGATCAGACGCGCCTGGTGAGCGCGCACTCCGATCGCATCGGCGAGATCCTCTCGCTCATCCAGGACATCGCGGATCGCTCGGATCTGCTCGCGCTGAATGCCGCGCTCGAGGGCACGAAGGCGGGCGAGGTCGGGCGCGGGTTCTCGCTGGTCGCGGCCGAGATGCGGCGGCTGTCCGAGCACGTGATGGACTCGGTGCGCGACATCCGGAAGCTCGTCGCGGACATGCGCGCGGCGTCGCACGCGTCGGTGCTCGCGACCGAGGAGAGCACGAAGCTCGCGCGCGACGCGGCGGCGGCGGCCGCGAAGATCTCCGACGCGGTGAACCGCCATCAGGAAGGCACGTCGCAGGCGAAGTCCGCGGCCGACGAGGTGGTGCGCGCGGTGAACGAGTCGCTCACCGGATCGGCGGCGACGACGCGCTCCGCGGAGTCGCTGCTGCAGCTCTCGCACGAGCTGAAGCAGGCGATCCAGGCGTTCCGCGTCGCGTCCGCCGAGCTGCCGCGAGATCATCGCAGCGGGCGCTGA
- a CDS encoding response regulator has translation MSSRTPSADVLVIDDSDIARESMKRALAGAGLRVVDLPSPIGATSAILRTQPRLVVIDINMPSMRGDKLASLFRKTEKLGDLKIVLVSGNDTTQLEVLARDAQADAVVAKSAGTDALVKIVKQLLAEPR, from the coding sequence ATGAGCTCGCGAACTCCTTCGGCCGACGTCCTGGTCATCGACGACAGCGACATCGCGCGCGAGTCGATGAAGCGCGCGCTCGCCGGCGCAGGGCTTCGCGTCGTCGACCTTCCCTCGCCGATCGGCGCGACGAGCGCGATCCTGCGCACGCAGCCGCGCCTCGTCGTGATCGACATCAACATGCCGTCGATGCGTGGCGACAAGCTCGCGAGCTTGTTCCGCAAGACGGAGAAGCTCGGCGACCTGAAGATCGTGCTCGTCTCGGGGAACGACACGACGCAGCTCGAGGTGCTCGCGCGCGACGCGCAGGCCGACGCGGTGGTCGCGAAGTCGGCGGGCACGGACGCGCTCGTGAAGATCGTGAAGCAGCTGCTCGCGGAGCCGCGGTGA
- a CDS encoding CheR family methyltransferase, translated as MSAKPSDADADRELAQLLRALISPRLGHTLEPWPSALRLALDRIARARRTSPLALARDLLARPDAEALDALVSAATVPHTRFFRHPEHFERLARELPRIVERRGAPVRIWCAGCATGEEPWSVALLASQLGIDIELLATDVSPEALRTARAGIYPRVIGGAGAPIAIPSSWSAPDALRRVVRFERASITEPDPDRGAGPFDVVLCRNVLIYFPAAQAAAIASRLAARLRPGGAMIVAPVEALVAIPPSLRHGDPLGWLEPPSSAARIAAAPPAFTAPSVDELERAARALGLGELDEAERALRAALEITPTRAEAWFLLGETLEKRGERAQARAAFRCAASHADTTPHGRTLASAAQRRARD; from the coding sequence ATGTCCGCGAAGCCCTCCGACGCCGACGCTGATCGCGAGCTCGCGCAGCTGCTGCGCGCGCTGATCTCGCCGCGCCTCGGGCACACGCTCGAGCCGTGGCCGAGCGCGTTGCGGCTCGCGCTCGATCGCATCGCGCGGGCGCGACGCACGTCGCCGCTGGCGCTCGCGCGGGATCTGCTCGCGCGTCCCGACGCAGAAGCGCTCGATGCGCTGGTGTCCGCGGCGACGGTGCCGCACACCCGCTTCTTCCGGCACCCCGAGCACTTCGAGCGCCTCGCGCGCGAGCTGCCGCGCATCGTCGAGCGACGCGGCGCGCCCGTGCGCATCTGGTGCGCCGGATGCGCGACCGGCGAAGAGCCGTGGAGCGTCGCGCTGCTCGCGTCGCAGCTCGGGATCGACATCGAGCTGCTCGCGACCGACGTGAGCCCCGAGGCGCTGCGCACCGCGCGCGCCGGGATCTATCCGCGCGTGATCGGCGGCGCGGGCGCGCCGATCGCGATCCCGTCGTCGTGGAGCGCGCCCGACGCGCTCCGGCGCGTCGTGCGCTTCGAGCGCGCGTCGATTACCGAGCCCGATCCCGATCGGGGCGCGGGGCCGTTCGACGTGGTGCTCTGTCGCAACGTGCTCATCTACTTCCCCGCCGCGCAGGCCGCCGCGATCGCGAGCCGGCTCGCGGCGCGGCTTCGTCCGGGCGGCGCGATGATCGTCGCGCCGGTCGAGGCGCTCGTCGCGATCCCACCCTCGCTGCGCCACGGCGATCCGCTGGGGTGGCTCGAGCCTCCGTCGAGCGCGGCGCGCATCGCCGCTGCGCCGCCGGCGTTCACGGCGCCGAGCGTCGACGAGCTCGAGCGCGCTGCGCGTGCGCTGGGCCTCGGTGAGCTCGACGAAGCGGAGCGCGCGCTGCGGGCGGCGCTCGAGATCACGCCCACGCGCGCCGAGGCGTGGTTCCTCCTCGGCGAGACGCTCGAGAAGCGCGGAGAGCGCGCCCAGGCGCGCGCGGCGTTCCGATGCGCCGCGAGCCACGCCGACACGACACCGCACGGCCGCACGCTCGCGAGCGCGGCGCAGCGTCGCGCACGCGACTGA
- a CDS encoding hybrid sensor histidine kinase/response regulator, with translation MAVQDRDLVRAFWDAASDRISEATDLWIALEQGDAGASRSLKRLLHTMKGEAHMLGLADCGHLLQSMEGVVERASKAMSEGAGDAILTALDAISAMAASEGALEIDLDEIFARLAAASAAAATSTETHADATHTEVEARAEHVEHARPSLDPARLAPLVHEARRLHREHSLLHPALREVRRMLRALLSEIDPQLPPEALAERIVKTLGYGAEIERRMGDLAAQWSTHEFALEMALEQLEDTVRSAAMVSVAALKSQVHRAARSTAHALGKRVELLVSGDAYVDASVERSLGPALLHLVRNAVDHGIESELARTAAGKSPVGRIEITIHQTDSSVQVIVEDDGGGVDLERMRTRLRHEGDDSELLQRIFEQGVTTRDEVTDISGRGVGLDVVAREVAAVGGSVRVESERGRGTRFEIVLPTMLRADIVVPIECRGTRLAIPVREVLAVERMGEPVRASDGWRLARGPANAADLVPLFDLGALFGAAEPPRAGDVAVITHHRTGVFALRVDGYDNPRPMAFERIDELAVRSDVVRGVAPAPDGGVYFLLDADATHATLRGRVATSAARPSTSPRRAVPHVLVVEDAPVARELLLGILRSFGLKVSDASDGKQGLLLARTERPDLILTDVEMPFLGGLEMIAELRGDPALREVPVIVLTTRSEPAVRDRARALGVRGFLSKQRFVETELRQVIDECLAR, from the coding sequence ATGGCGGTGCAGGATCGCGATCTCGTCCGCGCGTTCTGGGACGCGGCGTCGGATCGCATCAGCGAGGCGACGGATCTGTGGATCGCGCTCGAGCAGGGCGACGCGGGCGCGTCGCGCTCGCTGAAGCGGCTGCTCCACACGATGAAGGGTGAGGCGCACATGCTCGGCCTCGCCGACTGCGGCCACCTGCTGCAGTCGATGGAGGGCGTCGTCGAGCGCGCGTCGAAGGCGATGAGCGAGGGCGCGGGCGACGCGATCCTCACCGCGCTCGACGCGATCTCGGCGATGGCGGCGTCGGAGGGCGCGCTCGAGATCGACCTCGACGAGATCTTCGCGCGGCTCGCCGCGGCGAGCGCCGCGGCTGCGACGTCGACCGAGACGCACGCCGACGCGACGCACACCGAGGTCGAGGCACGCGCCGAGCACGTCGAGCACGCGCGCCCTTCGCTCGATCCCGCGCGCCTCGCGCCGCTGGTCCACGAAGCGCGGCGCCTCCATCGCGAGCACTCGCTGCTGCACCCTGCCCTGCGCGAGGTGCGGCGCATGCTCCGGGCGCTGCTCTCGGAGATCGATCCGCAGCTGCCGCCGGAGGCGCTCGCGGAGCGCATCGTGAAGACGCTCGGGTACGGCGCGGAGATCGAGCGGCGCATGGGCGATCTCGCGGCGCAGTGGTCGACGCACGAGTTCGCGCTCGAGATGGCGCTCGAGCAGCTCGAGGACACGGTGCGCTCGGCCGCGATGGTCTCGGTCGCGGCGCTGAAGTCGCAGGTGCATCGCGCCGCGCGCTCGACGGCGCACGCGCTCGGCAAGCGCGTCGAGCTGCTGGTCTCGGGCGACGCGTACGTCGATGCGTCGGTGGAGCGCTCGCTCGGCCCCGCGCTGCTGCACCTCGTGCGAAACGCGGTCGATCACGGGATCGAGAGCGAGCTCGCGCGCACCGCGGCGGGCAAGTCGCCGGTCGGTCGCATCGAGATCACGATCCACCAGACCGACTCGAGCGTGCAGGTGATCGTCGAGGACGACGGCGGAGGCGTCGATCTCGAGCGGATGCGCACTCGGCTCCGCCACGAGGGCGACGACTCCGAGCTGCTGCAGCGCATCTTCGAGCAGGGCGTGACGACGCGCGACGAAGTGACCGACATCTCGGGACGCGGTGTCGGGCTCGACGTGGTCGCGCGCGAGGTCGCGGCGGTCGGCGGCAGCGTGCGCGTCGAGTCCGAGCGCGGGCGCGGCACGCGCTTCGAGATCGTGCTCCCGACGATGCTGCGCGCCGACATCGTGGTGCCGATCGAGTGCCGCGGGACGCGGCTCGCGATCCCGGTGCGCGAGGTGCTCGCCGTCGAGCGCATGGGCGAGCCGGTGCGCGCGAGCGATGGGTGGCGCCTCGCGCGAGGACCGGCGAACGCCGCAGATCTCGTGCCGCTCTTCGACCTCGGCGCGCTCTTCGGCGCGGCCGAGCCGCCGCGCGCGGGCGACGTCGCGGTGATCACGCACCACCGCACCGGCGTGTTCGCGCTGCGCGTCGACGGGTACGACAACCCGCGCCCGATGGCGTTCGAGCGGATCGACGAGCTCGCGGTGCGCTCCGACGTGGTGCGCGGCGTCGCGCCCGCGCCCGACGGCGGCGTCTACTTCCTGCTCGACGCCGACGCGACCCACGCGACGCTGCGCGGCCGTGTCGCGACCAGCGCGGCGCGTCCTTCGACGTCGCCGCGGCGCGCGGTGCCGCACGTGCTCGTGGTGGAGGACGCGCCCGTCGCGCGCGAGCTGCTCCTCGGCATCCTGAGATCGTTTGGGCTCAAAGTATCGGACGCGTCCGACGGCAAGCAGGGGCTCCTGCTCGCGCGCACCGAGCGCCCCGATCTGATCCTCACCGACGTCGAGATGCCGTTCCTCGGCGGGCTCGAGATGATCGCGGAGCTGCGCGGCGATCCCGCGCTGCGCGAGGTGCCGGTGATCGTGCTCACCACGCGCAGCGAGCCCGCGGTGCGCGACCGCGCACGCGCGCTCGGCGTGCGTGGATTCCTCTCCAAGCAGCGCTTCGTCGAGACGGAGCTGCGACAGGTGATCGACGAGTGTCTGGCGCGATGA